ATGCACAGCACCGGCTGCAACCAGATCATGACCGCCACCACCGCCACCATAACCTGGCACCAGCACGCCGGTTGGAACGCGGCTTGAAACCACGACCGGGATATTGCGTTTTGCGCATTGCTTCACAGCTTCAACGATTGTCGCATTGGCATTGCCGGAGCCGAGAGCTGCCAACACTATGCCATCGCACCCTGCCTGAATGCTCGCCTGAAGATGCACATCATCACAGCCCGGATGGATGGCCACGATATCGATGCGTATAGCACTGACAGATGCAGGGAGGTTGATTGCATCAGGGGCTTCAAGATCGCGAACCGACCTGAAAGCATCGGCATGATCGCTGCTATATTTGAATGCACCCCATGCAGGCACGATCCGGCCGCCAAAGGCGATAAGCACGCCTTTTTCCCCATTGGCCGTGTCTGCAGCCAGATGGATTGCGGTCGTCAGATTGGATGGACCATCCGCATTGGGGTGATCGGCAGTGAACTGCGCGCCGGTGAAGATCACCGGCTTGGAAAGATGGCGCTGAAGATGCACGAGCAGCGCCGTTTCTTCCATGGCGTCAGTGCCATGCAACACGACAACGCCATTGATTTCCGGGTCTGCGATCTGCGCTTCAACAGCATCGCTGATGGTCTGCATGTCGATCAGCGTCAGGCTGGATGAATCCTTCGCCATCAGATCGATGGGGCGCAATCGTGCATCGACATGGCCCAGTGTTGCAAGCAGATCGTCGCCATTCAGCGTCGGCGTGCTTGCGCCATCTTCCCCGCGTTTGCTTGCAATAGTTCCACCGGTGGCGATGACCGCCACCAATGGTTTGAATTGCCTGTTATTCACTCTTTCCCCTCACTCAGCTGCTTTTCTTTGTATCAGCCGCGCGTTGTTCCGCCAGACGATAGATTCGGTCTCGCAGACAATACCAGCCAATAACCAGTGCGGGTATAATGATAATCAGCGAACCGATGGTGTAGGAGCCGACAGGATAGTCCGCAGCCATCAGAACCAGAACGCCGAAGAGGAACAGAAGCGTCAGAATGCCGGTGTAAGGTGCGCCGAACATCCGGAAATCGGGACGGGCAATTTCACCCTTGCGTGACAGATGCCAGAGCTTGAGCTGGCAAAGGATGATCACACCCCAGGCAGTGATGATGCCGAGCGAAGCAAGATTGAGCGCAATTTCAAAGGCTGCGGCAGGCACGACGGCATTGAGTGCAACACCGATCGCTGTGACGACAGCGGTGACAGCAATGCCACCATAAGGCACGCCATTCTTGTTCATCTTGGCAAGTGCTGCCGGTGCCGAACCCGAAACAGCCATCGAGTGCAGAATGCGTCCGGTCGAATAAAGTCCGGCATTAAGCGATGACAGAACCGCAGTCAGCACGACGAGGTTCATGATGATATCCGCACCCTGAACACCGATCTTGCTGAAGAAGGTTACAAACGGGCTTTCACTACCCGAATAAAGCGTATGCGGCAGCAACATGGTGAGAAGCAGAACCGAGCCGACATAAAAGACGATCAGGCGGAAAACGACGGTGCGGATTGCGCCGGGCATGATCTTGCGCGGGTCTTCGGTTTCACCCGCTGTCGTGCCGATTAGCTCGATCGAGGCATAGGCGAAGACGACGCCCTGTATGATCACGAGCGCGGGCAAGATGCCGTTGGGGAAGAAGCCGCCACTCTCACGAATGAGATGGAAGCCGGGCTGATGGCCGTCAATCGGTGTGCCGGATACGACGAAGTAAATGCCGACAGCTAAAAAGATTACCAGCGACAGCACTTTGACGAGGCTGAACCAGAATTCCAGCTCACCGAAAACCTTGACCGAAAGCAGGTTCATCGAAAGCACGAGAACCAGTGCGGTCATTGCAAACATCCACTGGTCGATACCTTCGAGCCATGGAACATAATGCTTGAAGAAATTCATGTAGAGCGCGACAGCGGTCACATCCGCAATTGATGTCATGGCCCAGTTGAGCCAGTACATCCAGCCTGCCGCAAAGGCCATCTTCTCGCCGTAGAATTCACGGGCATAAGAGACGAAGGAGCCGGAGCTTGGGCGATGCATGATCAGCTCGCCAAGCGCACGCAGCACCAGAAACGCGAAAAAGCCACACACGGCATAAACGAACACAAGTGACGGGCCAGCCTGTGCCAGACGTCCGCCTGCACCAAGAAACAGACCCGTACCGATTGCTCCCCCGATGGCAATCATCTGGATCTGACGCGGCTTCAGTGCCTTGTGATAGCCGCGATCTTCTTCGGTGAAGACTTCGCGTTCGGCCGGTGTGGCCTTGATAAATTCCGTTGTCATCGCTCCTCCCTGAGAGCTCGGTTTTGATGAGGTCATCGCTTTATGCAGTGCTCACAAGGGAAAACAGCAATCC
The genomic region above belongs to Ochrobactrum quorumnocens and contains:
- a CDS encoding asparaginase; this translates as MNNRQFKPLVAVIATGGTIASKRGEDGASTPTLNGDDLLATLGHVDARLRPIDLMAKDSSSLTLIDMQTISDAVEAQIADPEINGVVVLHGTDAMEETALLVHLQRHLSKPVIFTGAQFTADHPNADGPSNLTTAIHLAADTANGEKGVLIAFGGRIVPAWGAFKYSSDHADAFRSVRDLEAPDAINLPASVSAIRIDIVAIHPGCDDVHLQASIQAGCDGIVLAALGSGNANATIVEAVKQCAKRNIPVVVSSRVPTGVLVPGYGGGGGGHDLVAAGAVHSQTLRPGQARILLASLVASKSPKDALTKAFDDLNP
- a CDS encoding amino acid permease; amino-acid sequence: MTTEFIKATPAEREVFTEEDRGYHKALKPRQIQMIAIGGAIGTGLFLGAGGRLAQAGPSLVFVYAVCGFFAFLVLRALGELIMHRPSSGSFVSYAREFYGEKMAFAAGWMYWLNWAMTSIADVTAVALYMNFFKHYVPWLEGIDQWMFAMTALVLVLSMNLLSVKVFGELEFWFSLVKVLSLVIFLAVGIYFVVSGTPIDGHQPGFHLIRESGGFFPNGILPALVIIQGVVFAYASIELIGTTAGETEDPRKIMPGAIRTVVFRLIVFYVGSVLLLTMLLPHTLYSGSESPFVTFFSKIGVQGADIIMNLVVLTAVLSSLNAGLYSTGRILHSMAVSGSAPAALAKMNKNGVPYGGIAVTAVVTAIGVALNAVVPAAAFEIALNLASLGIITAWGVIILCQLKLWHLSRKGEIARPDFRMFGAPYTGILTLLFLFGVLVLMAADYPVGSYTIGSLIIIIPALVIGWYCLRDRIYRLAEQRAADTKKSS